One window from the genome of Lysobacter helvus encodes:
- a CDS encoding arginine deiminase-related protein, translating into MITRDIDAFVAHARTLSTDFGAPTARAAFLVAPDDFRLATDSARDNRYMADADAFDARRALDEHRGLHRALSQALPTVCFPGDPEAPDGVFPNNVFATAAGRCIVGRMRHPVRQREATRADIRGFFGGVLDYAEIDLSEQGHPCELTGALVIDRARGLGWCGLSERCDEEGAHLMHEAFGLRATLLFDLAPGEYHTNVVLAVLAGRAALACPRGFADAAVIDALAQVYGPHAIVLSDAEHAAFAGNAIALSPETVWMSARADAALAPATRTALANAGFDVRSVPLAAIEAAGGSLRCCVGEVF; encoded by the coding sequence ATGATCACGCGCGACATCGACGCGTTCGTGGCGCACGCGCGCACGCTGTCGACGGACTTCGGCGCGCCCACCGCGCGCGCGGCGTTCCTCGTCGCGCCGGACGATTTCCGCCTCGCCACCGACTCCGCGCGCGACAACCGCTACATGGCCGACGCCGATGCGTTCGATGCCCGCCGCGCGCTGGACGAACATCGCGGGCTGCATCGTGCGTTGTCGCAGGCGCTGCCGACGGTGTGTTTCCCGGGCGATCCCGAAGCGCCCGATGGCGTCTTCCCGAACAACGTCTTCGCCACCGCCGCAGGCCGCTGCATCGTCGGGCGCATGCGCCATCCCGTGCGCCAGCGCGAAGCCACGCGCGCCGATATCCGCGGCTTCTTCGGCGGCGTGCTCGACTACGCGGAGATCGACCTCTCCGAACAGGGGCATCCCTGCGAACTCACCGGCGCGCTGGTGATCGATCGCGCGCGCGGCCTGGGCTGGTGCGGCCTGTCCGAACGCTGCGACGAAGAGGGCGCGCACCTGATGCACGAGGCCTTCGGCCTGCGCGCGACGCTCCTGTTCGACCTCGCGCCCGGCGAATACCACACCAACGTCGTGCTGGCCGTCCTGGCGGGGCGCGCCGCGCTCGCCTGCCCGCGCGGGTTCGCGGACGCCGCGGTGATCGACGCGCTCGCGCAGGTGTACGGCCCGCACGCGATCGTCCTGTCGGATGCCGAGCATGCGGCTTTCGCCGGCAACGCCATCGCCCTGTCGCCGGAGACGGTCTGGATGAGCGCCAGGGCCGACGCGGCGCTCGCCCCGGCGACGCGCACCGCCCTCGCAAACGCGGGCTTCGACGTGCGGAGCGTCCCCCTGGCGGCCATCGAAGCCGCCGGCGGATCCCTGCGATGCTGCGTCGGGGAGGTCTTCTGA
- the dusA gene encoding tRNA dihydrouridine(20/20a) synthase DusA, producing MADTPASTIPAAQLRLSVAPMMDWTDTHCRVFHRLLAPHARLYTEMVHANAVVLGDRTRLLAMDPVEHPVALQLGGSEPALLAQAARIGEAHGFDEINLNCGCPSDRVQAGRFGACLMREPVLVAESVAAMREACGVPVTVKCRLGVDDDHDFDRFLAFIDAVAAAGCGMFVVHARNAWLKGLSPKENREVPPLRYDWAYRLKQERPDLQVIVNGGIADFDEAAAHLAHVDGAMLGRAAYHDPYLLHRLDAAWFGGELRTRGALLRALQPYVEGELARGVYLKHITRHLLGLFSGERGGRAFRQVLSEGAHRPGADWSLVERALACTESTVYAA from the coding sequence ATGGCCGACACGCCCGCCAGCACGATTCCCGCCGCGCAACTGCGCCTCTCCGTCGCGCCGATGATGGATTGGACGGACACGCATTGCCGCGTGTTCCATCGCCTGCTCGCGCCGCACGCGCGCCTGTACACCGAGATGGTGCATGCCAACGCCGTGGTGCTGGGCGATCGCACGCGGTTGCTCGCGATGGATCCCGTCGAGCATCCCGTCGCGCTGCAGCTGGGTGGCAGCGAACCCGCACTGCTCGCGCAAGCCGCGCGCATCGGTGAAGCGCACGGCTTCGACGAGATCAACCTCAATTGCGGCTGTCCTTCCGATCGCGTGCAGGCCGGCCGTTTCGGTGCGTGCCTGATGCGCGAACCGGTGCTCGTCGCCGAAAGCGTCGCCGCGATGCGCGAGGCCTGCGGCGTCCCGGTGACCGTGAAGTGCCGCCTGGGGGTCGACGACGACCACGACTTCGATCGCTTCCTCGCCTTCATCGACGCCGTCGCCGCCGCGGGCTGCGGGATGTTCGTCGTGCATGCGCGCAACGCGTGGCTGAAGGGTTTGTCGCCGAAGGAAAACCGCGAAGTGCCGCCGCTGCGCTACGACTGGGCGTACCGGTTGAAGCAGGAACGTCCGGACCTGCAGGTGATCGTCAACGGCGGCATCGCCGATTTCGATGAAGCGGCCGCGCACCTGGCGCACGTCGACGGCGCGATGCTCGGGCGTGCGGCGTACCACGATCCATACCTGCTGCATCGCCTCGACGCGGCGTGGTTCGGCGGCGAACTGCGCACGCGCGGCGCATTGCTGCGCGCGCTGCAGCCGTACGTCGAAGGCGAACTCGCGCGCGGCGTGTACCTCAAGCACATCACGCGCCACCTGCTTGGCCTGTTCTCCGGCGAGCGCGGCGGCCGCGCGTTCCGCCAGGTGCTGAGCGAAGGCGCGCATCGGCCCGGCGCCGATTGGTCGCTCGTCGAGCGCGCGCTCGCGTGCACCGAGTCGACGGTGTACGCCGCATGA
- a CDS encoding GFA family protein, whose amino-acid sequence MSHAATPALVTHRGGCHCRRVQFEVEAPADVEALDCNCSICRMTGFLHLIVPASRFRLVAGNDALTEYTFNTGAAKHRFCSTCGVKAFYIPRSHPDGVDVNVRCLDDGTVASLTIVPFDDNDREAATAALAHLTHQ is encoded by the coding sequence ATGAGCCACGCCGCGACGCCCGCGCTGGTGACGCATCGCGGCGGCTGTCATTGCCGCCGCGTGCAGTTCGAAGTTGAAGCGCCGGCGGACGTCGAGGCGCTCGACTGCAATTGCTCCATCTGCCGCATGACCGGCTTCCTGCACCTGATCGTGCCGGCGTCGCGCTTCCGCCTGGTCGCGGGCAATGATGCGCTCACCGAATACACGTTCAACACGGGCGCCGCGAAGCATCGCTTCTGCAGCACGTGCGGCGTCAAGGCGTTCTACATCCCGCGCAGCCATCCAGATGGCGTGGACGTCAACGTGCGCTGCCTGGACGACGGCACCGTGGCCTCGCTCACGATCGTGCCGTTCGACGACAATGACCGCGAAGCGGCCACCGCCGCGCTGGCGCACCTCACGCACCAATGA
- a CDS encoding GNAT family N-acetyltransferase → MIRIVDFDPRWRAEFARLNIDWLERYFVVEPIDRTVLSDPESHILAAGGRVLFAVDGQARVVGTVALKHEGDGVYELTKMAVDPASQGRGIGAQLLVGAIAAFDAMQGSELFLESSSKLDTALRLYERHGFHHRPAPRPGSHYARADVYMVFERS, encoded by the coding sequence ATGATCCGCATCGTCGATTTCGATCCGCGCTGGCGCGCGGAGTTTGCACGCCTCAACATCGATTGGCTCGAACGCTACTTCGTCGTCGAGCCGATCGACCGCACCGTGTTGTCGGATCCGGAATCGCACATCCTCGCGGCGGGCGGGCGCGTGCTGTTCGCGGTGGATGGGCAGGCGCGCGTCGTCGGCACCGTTGCGCTGAAGCACGAAGGCGACGGTGTGTACGAACTCACGAAGATGGCCGTGGATCCTGCGTCGCAAGGCCGCGGCATCGGTGCGCAACTGCTGGTCGGTGCGATCGCGGCGTTCGATGCGATGCAGGGCAGTGAGTTGTTCCTGGAATCCAGCAGCAAGCTCGACACCGCGCTGCGCCTCTACGAACGCCACGGATTCCATCACCGCCCCGCGCCGCGGCCGGGCTCGCACTACGCGCGCGCCGACGTCTACATGGTGTTCGAGCGAAGCTGA